In one window of Acanthopagrus latus isolate v.2019 chromosome 15, fAcaLat1.1, whole genome shotgun sequence DNA:
- the dnajc12 gene encoding dnaJ homolog subfamily C member 12 — MDAVLNCKPEDLEDYYGLLGCDELSSTEQILSEYKIRALTCHPDKHLDNPGAVADFQKLQEAKEVLCNETKRKNYDLWKRSGVTIPFHDWQALNDSVKTSMHWAVRNKKEPMLEASEAEIPVTSQTEDPHAAKESPGIPSHDAMPSSSDYCHRRFRFAADSPSTLLQRFRNYEI, encoded by the exons ATGGATGCTGTTTTGAACTGCAAACCAGAGGACTTGGAGGATTACTACGGTTTATTAGGATGTGATGAGCTGTCGTCG ACCGAGCAGATTCTCAGCGAATACAAGATCAGAGCTTTGACTTGTCACCCGGACAAGCACCTAGACAACCCAGGAGCAG TGGCAGATTTCCAAAAGCTGCAAGAAGCCAAAGAGGTTTTAtgcaatgaaaccaaaagaaaaaactacGACCTTTGGAAAAGAAGTGGCGTTACTATACCATTTCATGACTGGCAAGCCTTGAATGACTCGGTTAAAACC TCAATGCACTGGGCCgtgagaaataaaaaggagCCAATGTTGGAGGCCTCAGAAGCAGAAATCCCTGTCACTTCCCAAACAGAGGACCCTCATGCTGCGAAGGAATCACCAGGGATCCCTTCACATGATGCCATGCCATCCTCAA GTGATTACTGCCATCGACGTTTCCGTTTTGCTGCTGACTCGCCATCTACCCTGCTGCAGAGGTTTAGAAATTATGAAATATAA
- the polr1b gene encoding DNA-directed RNA polymerase I subunit RPA2, which translates to MDFSEKWSNLAECPSLKNLTEERFGVLKESQHGAVQDLTKAHIESFDQAVTDGLSRVVQSISPLEFTFKNDRISLSFVEATIYNPVVAKGSICRDMKVFPAECRGRRCSYKGKLVADVSWSVNGVPKGIIKQSMGQLPIMVKSKLCNLHGMSPKELVAHHEEAEEMGGYFIVNGIEKVIRMLIMPRRNYPIAMSRPKWKSRGQGYTQYGISMRCVREEHTAINMNLHYLENGTVMLNFIYQKELFFLPLGFALKALVDFTDFQIYQELIKGREDNSFYKSCVSEMLRIVMEEGCTTRSKVLNYLGERFRVKMNLPEWYTNEQCAHFLLNECICIHLKSDVEKFYLLCLMTRKLFTFAKQECMEENPDSIMCQEVLTPGQLYLMFLKERLAAWLASVKLSFDKKGSRISGGWSAENMIKIFNMGTDLTKPFEYLLATGNLNSKTGLGMLQNTGLCVVADKLNFIRYLSHFRCVHRGAAFAKMRTTSVRKLLPESWGFLCPVHTPDGEPCGLMNHMTASCEIVAPTLPTISLPALLCSLGVTPVDGSPGKAFSDCYPVVLDGAVVGWVETELAPVVVESLRRFKVLREKKVPPWTEIVLVPKTGKASLYPGLFLFTTPCRMVRPVRNLALGKQELIGTFEQLYINVGIMEDEIESGVTTHQELFPHSMLSVVANFIPYSDHNQSPRNMYQCQMGKQTMGFPLHSFMDRSDNKLYRLQTPQSPLVRPTMYDHYNLDNYPSGTNAIVAVISYTGYDMEDAMIVNKSSWERGFAHGSIYKTELVDLADKVKGDDSVVFGTKPGDPKVNDKLDADGLPHIGSTLQYGDPFYSYINLNTGQTYVIFYKSQEACVVDNIKICSNDTGSGRFKRVCITVRVPRNPTIGDKFASRHGQKGILSRLWPAEDMPFTESGMSPDILFNPHGFPSRMTIGMLIESMAGKSGALHGLSHDATPFTFSEESSALEYFGKMLRAGGYNYYGTERLYSGLSGQELEADIFIGVVYYQRLRHMVSDKFQVRTTGARDKVTNQPVGGRNIQGGIRFGEMERDALLAHGSSFLLHDRLFNCSDRSVAQVCVDCGSLLSPLLEKPPPYWSATRHRKTVCTLCGKSDSIDSVSVPYVFRYFVAELAAMNIKVKLDVK; encoded by the exons ATGGACTTTTCAGAAAAGTGGAGTAATCTGGCCGAATGTCCGAGTCTGAAGAATCTGACAGAGGAAAGGTTTGGCGTCCTGAAGGAGTCTCAACATGGCGCCGTTCAGGATTTAACCAAAGCTCACATCGAGTCGTTTGACCAGGCTGTCACTGACGGACTCAGCCGCGTTGTGCAG TCCATCTCCCCCTTGGAGTTCACGTTCAAAAATGACAGGATCAGCCTCTCGTTCGTGGAAGCCACCATCTACAACCCAGTGGTCGCTAAAGGGAGCATCTGCAGGGACATGAAGGTGTTTCCAGCAGAGTGCAGGGGAAGGAGATGTTCGTATAAAGGAAAGCTTGTG GCAGACGTCAGCTGGTCGGTCAATGGCGTTCCCAAAGGCATCATCAAACAGTCCATGGGTCAGCTACCGATCATGGTGAAGTCGAAACTGTGCAACCTGCATGGCATGTCCCCCAAAGAGCTGGTAGCACATCACGAAGAAGCAGAA GAAATGGGAGGTTATTTCATCGTGAATGGAATTGAGAAAGTTATTCGTATGCTGATAATGCCAAGGAGGAACTATCCTATTGCCATGTCAAGACCTAAGTGGAAGAGCAGGGGGCAGGGATACACTCAGTACG gtATTTCTATGCGCTGTGTGAGGGAGGAGCACACAGCCATCAACATGAACCTACATTATCTGGAAAACGGAACTGTGATGCTGAACTTCATCTACCAAAAAGagctcttcttcctcccactAGGCTTTGCACTCAAG GCCCTGGTGGACTTCACAGACTTCCAGATCTACCAGGAGCTGATCAAAGGCCGTGAGGACAATTCCTTCTACAAGAGCTGTGTGTCAGAGATGCTGCGCATCGTCATGGAGGAGGGCTGCACCACCCGCAGCAAGGTGCTGAATTACCTCGGAGAGCGCTTCAGGGTTAAGATGAACCTTCCTGAGTGGTACACAAACGAGCAGTGTGCACACTTCCTGCTAAA CGAGTGCATCTGTATCCACCTGAAGTCAGATGTGGAGAAGTTCTACCTGCTGTGTCTGATGACCAGGAAGCTGTTCACGTTTGCCAAGCAGGAGTGCATGGAGGAAAACCCCGACAGCATCATGTGTCAAGAAGTGCTCACTCCTGGTCAGCTGTACCTCATGTTTCTGAAG GAGAGACTGGCTGCCTGGTTGGCGTCTGTGAAGCTGTCCTTTGATAAGAAAGGCAGCAGAATAAGTGGAGGATGGAGCGCTGAAAACATGATTAAGATTTTCAACATGGGCACTGACCTGACCAAACCCTTTGAATATCTGCTGGCCACTGGGAACCTCAACTCCAAGACAG GTCTCGGCATGCTGCAGAACACAGGTCTGTGTGTTGTAGCTGACAAGCTCAACTTCATCCGCTACCTGTCTCACTTCCGCTGCGTGCACAGAGGAGCAGCGTTCGCCAAGATGAGAACCACATCTGTTCGAAAGCTGCTCCCGGAGTCCTGGGGCTTCCTGTGTCCCGTCCACACGCCAGATGGAGAGCCTTGTGGGCTCATGAACCACATGACAGCCAGCTGTGAGATTGTGGCACCGACCCTGCCGACCATATCCctgcctgctctgctctgttcccTCG GTGTGACTCCAGTGGATGGATCTCCTGGCAAAGCCTTTTCAGACTGCTACCCTGTGGTCCTCGATGGAGCTGTAGTAGGCTGGGTGGAGACTGAATTAGCTCCTGTTGTGGTCGAGTCACTGCGCAGGTTTAAG GTGTTGCGAGAGAAGAAGGTCCCCCCCTGGACTGAGATTGTTCTGGTTCCAAAAACGGGCAAGGCCAGCTTGTACCCGGGCCTGTTCCTCTTCACAACACCCTGTCGGATGGTGCGGCCTGTGAGAAACTTGGCTCTCGGCAAGCAAGAGTTGATAGGCACCTTTGAACAA CTTTACATCAATGTGGGCATCATGGAGGATGAGATCGAGTCCGGAGTGACCACACACCAGGAGCTCTTCCCTCACAGTATGCTTAGCGTGGTGGCCAATTTCATCCCTTACTCAGATCACAACCAGAGTCCTAGGAACATGTACCAGTGTCAGATGG GTAAGCAGACGATGGGTTTCCCCCTGCACTCATTCATGGATCGCTCAGACAACAAGCTGTACCGGCTCCAGACCCCTCAGAGCCCCCTCGTGAGGCCCACCATGTACGACCACTACAACCTGGACAACTACCCCAGCGGCACCAACGCCATTGTGGCTGTCATATCCTACACAGGCTACGACATGGAAGATGCCATG ATCGTGAATAAGTCATCATGGGAGAGAGGCTTTGCTCATGGAAGCATCTACAAGACTGAGCTGGTGGACCTGGCAGACAAGGTCAAGGGAGATGACAGCGTGGTGTTTGGGACTAAGCCAGGTGACCCTAAAGTAAATGACAAACTGGATGCCGATGGACTACCACACATTGGGTCAACACTTCAGTATGGAGACCCCTTCTACAGCTACATCAACCTCAACACTGGCCAGACCTACGTCATCTTCTACAA GAGCCAAGAGGCCTGTGTTGTTGACAATATAAAGATCTGCAGCAACGACACTGGCTCAGGCCGGTTTAAACGTGTCTGCATCACAGTTCGAGTGCCACGAAACCCCACCATCGGCGACAAGTTCGCCAGCCGACACGGTCAGAAGGGCATCTTGAGCCGCCTGTGGCCGGCCGAGGACATGCCCTTCACAGAGAGTGGCATGAGTCCTGACATCCTGTTCAATCCCCACGGCTTCCCCTCCCGTATGACCATCGGAATGCTGATCGAAAGCATGGCAGGCAAGTCTGGCGCCCTGCACGGCCTGAGCCACGACGCCACACCCTTCACCTTCTCAGAGGAGAGCTCCGCGCTCGAGTACTTCGGTAAAATGCTCCGGGCAGGTGGATACAACTACTACGGCACAGAGCGGCTCTACAGTGGGCTGAGTGGTCAGGAGCTGGAGGCCGACATATTCATTGGAGTCGTCTACTACCAGCGCCTGCGCCACATGGTCTCTGATAAGTTTCAGGTGAGGACCACAGGAGCACGAGACAAGGTGACCAACCAACCAGTGGGAGGGAGGAATATTCAGGGAGGCATCCGTTTTGGGGAGATGGAACGGGATGCCCTGCTGGCACATGGCTCTTCTTTCCTGCTTCATGATCGCCTCTTCAACTGCTCAGATCGATCAgtggctcaggtgtgtgttgaCTGTGGTAGCCTGCTTTCCCCGCTGTTAGAGAAACCGCCACCCTACTGGTCGGCCACACGCCACCGAAAGACTGTCTGCACTCTGTGCGGTAAAAGTGACTCTATTGACTCAGTATCTGTTCCTTACGTCTTCCGCTACTTTGTAGCTGAACTCGCAGCAATGAACATCAAAGTCAAATTAGATGTTAAATGA
- the LOC119033693 gene encoding N-acylneuraminate-9-phosphatase isoform X1 yields MEGRAVKAILFDLDNTLIETSRAGGVAIQKMSVVQSNKCTSSGDSQPFSWQTLSPVTAGKAQASELLKTTLALDDTTIRNICDKFKLKLFHESFDPSAGRSIDEVRVGHWEESIQEAVGGSSSASLATQCYYLWKNSRLEVLSLSPEICSLLKELRSRYKLLLLTNGESKTQREKVEAVRCEGFFDAIVIGGEHAEQKPFPSIFTLCFNMLDVEAEDCVMVGDSLDTDIQGGFNAGVRATVWISSAGGAVPDGSVKPDYTIPTVLDLPHILAQLK; encoded by the exons ATGGAAGGCAGAGCTGTGAAGGCGATATTATTTGACCTGGACAACACGCTAATTGAAACAAGTCGGGCGGGTGGAGTGGCGATACAGAAG ATGTCAGTGGTGCAAAGCAACA AGTGCACCTCTTCTGGGGACTCTCAGCCCTTTTCCTGGCAGACTCTTTCACCTgtgacagcaggaaaagcacag GCCAGTGAACTTTTGAAGACCACACTGGCTCTCGATGACACGACTATCAGGAACATTTGTGACAAGTTCAAGCTGAAGCTTTTCCACGAGAGTTTTGACCCCTCAGCTGGCAGATCAATAGATGAGGTCCGTGTGGGTCACTGGGAGGAGAGCATTCAGGAGGCTGTGGGAGGTTCTTCCTCAGCCTCTCTAGCAACTCAGTGCTACTACTTGTGGAAAAATAGTCGCCTGGAGGTTCTAAGTCTGTCTCCTGAAATATGCTCCCTCCTGAAAGAACTGCGCAGCAGatacaagctgctgctgctgaccaaTGGGGAGTCTAAgacccagagagagaaagtggaggCAGTCAGATGTGAGGGGTTCTTTGATGCCATCGTGATTGGTGGAGAACATGCAGAGCAGAAACCATTCCCCTCCATTTTCACATTGTGTTTCAACATGCTGGATGTGGAGGCCGAGGATTGTGTTATGGTGGGAGACTCTTTGGACACAGATATTCAGGGGGGCTTTAATGCCGGAGTGCGGGCTACAGTTTGGATCAGCAGTGCAGGAGGTGCTGTGCCAGACGGTTCAGTGAAACCAGACTACACTATCCCGACTGTGCTGGACCTGCCACATATTCTGGCACAGCTGAAATAA
- the LOC119033693 gene encoding N-acylneuraminate-9-phosphatase isoform X2 — MEGRAVKAILFDLDNTLIETSRAGGVAIQKASELLKTTLALDDTTIRNICDKFKLKLFHESFDPSAGRSIDEVRVGHWEESIQEAVGGSSSASLATQCYYLWKNSRLEVLSLSPEICSLLKELRSRYKLLLLTNGESKTQREKVEAVRCEGFFDAIVIGGEHAEQKPFPSIFTLCFNMLDVEAEDCVMVGDSLDTDIQGGFNAGVRATVWISSAGGAVPDGSVKPDYTIPTVLDLPHILAQLK, encoded by the exons ATGGAAGGCAGAGCTGTGAAGGCGATATTATTTGACCTGGACAACACGCTAATTGAAACAAGTCGGGCGGGTGGAGTGGCGATACAGAAG GCCAGTGAACTTTTGAAGACCACACTGGCTCTCGATGACACGACTATCAGGAACATTTGTGACAAGTTCAAGCTGAAGCTTTTCCACGAGAGTTTTGACCCCTCAGCTGGCAGATCAATAGATGAGGTCCGTGTGGGTCACTGGGAGGAGAGCATTCAGGAGGCTGTGGGAGGTTCTTCCTCAGCCTCTCTAGCAACTCAGTGCTACTACTTGTGGAAAAATAGTCGCCTGGAGGTTCTAAGTCTGTCTCCTGAAATATGCTCCCTCCTGAAAGAACTGCGCAGCAGatacaagctgctgctgctgaccaaTGGGGAGTCTAAgacccagagagagaaagtggaggCAGTCAGATGTGAGGGGTTCTTTGATGCCATCGTGATTGGTGGAGAACATGCAGAGCAGAAACCATTCCCCTCCATTTTCACATTGTGTTTCAACATGCTGGATGTGGAGGCCGAGGATTGTGTTATGGTGGGAGACTCTTTGGACACAGATATTCAGGGGGGCTTTAATGCCGGAGTGCGGGCTACAGTTTGGATCAGCAGTGCAGGAGGTGCTGTGCCAGACGGTTCAGTGAAACCAGACTACACTATCCCGACTGTGCTGGACCTGCCACATATTCTGGCACAGCTGAAATAA